The Muricauda sp. SCSIO 65647 genome includes a region encoding these proteins:
- a CDS encoding ABC transporter permease — MFKNYLKIAWRNLLRNKGFSALNILGLSIGLTVTALIVLWINFEIGFDKFHDNDARIYQVYNQYPVDGEIWTWNSTPKIMAKTIKNMYPEVERVTRHNYENLFLFTNGEKNIKGNGTFVDPDFLHIFSFPLVKGDINQVLDGVNSVVVTETFAKKLFGDNDPMGKTVKIDNEDLFTVTGVLKDLPKNTEFTFEYLIPWKYLTQKGLDDENWGNNSVATYVMLKNGVDHGSFASKIKTLRKVHDKDSPEMVTYLYPFSRNHLYGEFENGLEKGGQIDIIRMFGIIAGIVLLIACINFMNLSTARSEKRAKEVGVRKVVGARKSSLIGQFMGESILLAIISAFFALILVVITLPTFSGLVEKPLSLNFRDPMFWVISGAIVIFTGLLAGSYPSLYLSAFKPASVLKGTFQKQNTLITPRKILVVTQFAVAIILISSTLIVRQQLNKVQNRQMGYSQDKLVYVEMEGDLQKNYALIKKELNASGTTVAVTKTMSPITQNWSNSWNIGWKGKDPEDKTLILRFNADDDVIKTFGFELVEGRDFDKTRFPTDSTAMIINEAAVAHMGFDEPIGKQISDMGTDWTVIGVVKDFILTSPFQKIEPMIVHCGWADNIINMKLNPNRSIGENLAQAETIFKKFNPNYPFEYKFVDKEYERKFNNQKRTETLASWSTLLTIIISCLGLFGLASYMAENRIKEIGVRKVLGASVGNITTLLSKSFLKLVALACLIAIPVSWIFMREWLQNFDFRIEPSGWTFLFAGVLAIAIALITVSYQAIKAAIRNPVKSLRTE; from the coding sequence ATGTTCAAGAATTATTTAAAAATCGCTTGGAGGAACCTATTACGGAACAAGGGGTTTTCTGCCCTTAACATTCTGGGATTGTCCATCGGCCTTACCGTAACGGCACTGATTGTTTTATGGATCAATTTTGAAATCGGATTTGATAAATTCCATGACAATGATGCTAGAATCTATCAGGTGTACAACCAATATCCAGTCGATGGTGAAATCTGGACATGGAACTCCACACCGAAAATTATGGCCAAGACCATAAAGAATATGTATCCCGAAGTGGAACGGGTTACCCGTCATAATTATGAAAACTTATTTCTGTTCACCAATGGCGAAAAGAACATCAAGGGCAATGGCACCTTTGTAGATCCAGATTTTTTGCACATTTTCAGTTTTCCTTTGGTCAAAGGCGATATAAACCAAGTTTTGGATGGGGTGAATTCCGTTGTGGTAACCGAAACTTTTGCCAAAAAACTGTTCGGTGACAACGATCCCATGGGCAAAACGGTCAAAATCGACAATGAAGATCTTTTTACCGTTACCGGGGTTTTAAAAGACTTGCCCAAAAACACCGAATTTACTTTTGAATATTTGATCCCGTGGAAATACCTCACCCAAAAAGGGTTAGACGATGAAAACTGGGGCAATAACTCTGTAGCAACCTACGTAATGCTCAAAAATGGCGTGGACCATGGTTCTTTTGCTTCAAAAATTAAAACACTAAGGAAAGTCCATGATAAGGATAGCCCTGAAATGGTAACCTACCTTTACCCTTTCTCGCGCAACCATCTGTACGGTGAGTTTGAAAACGGCCTTGAGAAGGGAGGGCAAATAGACATAATACGCATGTTTGGCATTATCGCCGGAATCGTATTGCTCATTGCCTGCATCAATTTCATGAATTTAAGTACCGCGCGGAGCGAAAAAAGGGCCAAAGAAGTAGGGGTACGTAAAGTGGTGGGCGCCCGAAAGAGTAGTCTTATCGGTCAGTTCATGGGCGAGTCAATACTACTGGCCATAATCAGTGCCTTTTTTGCATTGATACTTGTGGTCATCACATTGCCCACCTTTAGTGGGTTGGTCGAAAAACCCTTGTCATTAAATTTCAGGGACCCTATGTTCTGGGTCATCTCTGGAGCGATTGTCATTTTTACAGGATTGTTGGCGGGCAGCTATCCATCTTTATATTTATCCGCATTTAAACCTGCCTCTGTACTCAAAGGAACTTTTCAAAAACAGAACACGCTCATTACGCCAAGAAAAATATTGGTGGTCACCCAATTTGCGGTAGCGATCATTTTAATTTCTTCGACACTCATCGTCAGACAACAATTGAACAAGGTGCAGAACCGTCAAATGGGGTACTCTCAAGACAAGCTGGTGTATGTTGAAATGGAAGGTGATCTGCAAAAAAATTATGCCCTCATCAAGAAAGAATTGAATGCATCGGGCACTACGGTCGCAGTGACCAAAACGATGTCTCCGATCACCCAAAATTGGAGTAATTCTTGGAATATAGGTTGGAAAGGAAAAGACCCCGAAGACAAAACCTTGATCTTAAGGTTCAATGCAGACGACGATGTCATTAAAACCTTTGGTTTTGAACTGGTCGAGGGACGGGATTTTGATAAAACCCGATTTCCCACTGATTCCACGGCCATGATCATCAATGAAGCTGCCGTAGCGCACATGGGCTTTGACGAGCCCATTGGCAAACAGATCAGCGATATGGGCACAGATTGGACGGTCATCGGGGTGGTAAAAGATTTTATACTCACCTCCCCGTTTCAAAAGATAGAACCCATGATCGTGCACTGTGGTTGGGCCGACAATATTATCAATATGAAGCTGAACCCCAATCGTTCAATAGGGGAAAATTTGGCACAGGCCGAAACAATTTTCAAAAAATTCAATCCGAATTATCCTTTTGAATACAAGTTCGTCGACAAAGAATACGAACGCAAGTTCAATAACCAAAAACGCACAGAGACCCTTGCTTCGTGGTCTACGTTGTTGACCATTATCATTTCATGTTTGGGACTGTTCGGGTTGGCCAGTTATATGGCAGAAAACAGAATCAAGGAAATAGGTGTCAGAAAAGTTTTGGGAGCTTCGGTTGGCAACATCACCACCCTACTATCCAAATCATTTTTAAAATTGGTGGCGTTGGCCTGTTTGATCGCCATTCCCGTTTCATGGATTTTTATGCGTGAGTGGCTACAAAATTTTGATTTTAGGATAGAACCATCGGGATGGACCTTCTTATTTGCTGGCGTATTGGCCATAGCAATCGCCCTTATTACGGTAAGCTATCAAGCCATTAAAGCGGCCATACGAAACCCCGTAAAAAGCTTGCGCACCGAATAA
- a CDS encoding ABC transporter permease: MIKNYLKIAWRNLLKNKGYSAINIGGLALGMAVTLTIGLWIYDELSYNNYFKNKDKIAQVFQSQTFNGNVGTGPAIPLPLEPALRDGYGDNFKHLMMASWTQDSYIKYQDKSISRPGNYMQPIAPELLNLEIVKGEKDGLREINSIMLSESTSDALFGKEDPIGKVVKIANQYDLNVSAVYKDIPFNNAFNETDYIIPWDHYVANREWIQESLDHWGNNSFQLFVQITDNTTFEKVTNTIIDVKKNADEDIAEFNPQLFLLPMADWHLRSNFEQGKQVGGRIKYVWLFGVIGGFVLLLACINFMNLSTARSEKRAKEVGIRKSIGSQKGQLIYQFLSESFLVVLFAFVVALAVVLLSLNGFNELAKKEIAFPWENTRFWLISIVFILFTALLAGSYPALYLSSFRPVDVLKGTFRGGKYSGLPRKILVVLQFTVSVAFIIGTVIVMQQINHAKNRPIGYDREGLIQIPTWSADFEGKTDLMREQFLKSGGAVAMATSSSPTTRIWSNRSGYTWEGKPDGFQEDFAWTEVSPEYASTLDLKIVQGRDFSRDIASDSLGILINETAVEYMGVKNPVGMLIRDSDEEDPGPTMKIIGVVQDMIAQSPYEPVKQGWYVYDRFSNFSYYNLRLNPNQSASQNLAVIERVFKENFPAIPFQYDFVDDEYAEKFAAEQRIGTLSGIFTALAILISCLGLFGLTSFVAEQRTKEIGVRKVLGATVFNVWNMLSKDFLKLVIISCFIAVPIAYYIMNGWLQEYPYRVILKWWIFVLAMLGALGITVLTVSFQAIRAAKQNPVKSLRTE; the protein is encoded by the coding sequence ATGATAAAGAACTATTTAAAAATCGCCTGGAGAAACCTTTTGAAGAACAAAGGATACTCGGCAATCAATATTGGTGGTCTCGCATTGGGCATGGCCGTTACCTTGACCATCGGTCTTTGGATCTATGATGAACTGTCTTACAACAATTATTTTAAGAACAAGGACAAAATCGCCCAGGTTTTTCAATCACAAACCTTTAACGGCAATGTAGGAACCGGTCCTGCCATACCCTTGCCTTTAGAGCCTGCTTTGCGTGATGGGTATGGCGACAACTTCAAACATTTGATGATGGCTTCTTGGACGCAGGACAGCTATATTAAATACCAAGACAAGAGCATTTCCCGCCCCGGCAACTATATGCAGCCCATAGCACCTGAATTGCTGAACCTTGAGATTGTCAAAGGTGAAAAGGACGGGCTGCGTGAAATCAATTCCATTATGCTGTCAGAATCAACTTCTGATGCCCTTTTTGGCAAAGAAGATCCCATTGGCAAGGTGGTAAAGATCGCCAATCAATACGATCTGAATGTTTCTGCTGTATATAAAGATATCCCTTTCAACAATGCGTTTAATGAGACCGATTACATCATTCCGTGGGACCATTATGTGGCCAATCGGGAGTGGATTCAAGAATCATTGGACCATTGGGGCAACAATTCTTTTCAATTGTTCGTGCAGATTACTGACAACACCACCTTTGAAAAGGTAACCAACACCATCATCGATGTTAAAAAGAATGCCGATGAAGATATTGCAGAGTTCAATCCCCAACTATTTTTGCTTCCTATGGCCGATTGGCATCTGCGGAGCAATTTCGAACAGGGTAAACAGGTCGGTGGCCGAATCAAGTATGTTTGGCTTTTTGGTGTCATTGGGGGCTTTGTACTGCTCTTGGCCTGCATCAATTTTATGAACCTGAGTACTGCGCGTTCTGAAAAAAGGGCCAAAGAGGTAGGTATTCGAAAATCAATAGGTTCTCAAAAAGGGCAGTTGATCTATCAATTTTTGAGCGAGTCTTTTTTAGTGGTGCTTTTTGCCTTTGTTGTTGCACTGGCCGTTGTACTGTTGTCTTTGAACGGGTTCAACGAATTGGCGAAAAAAGAAATTGCCTTTCCTTGGGAAAACACCAGATTCTGGTTGATTTCCATTGTCTTTATTCTTTTCACGGCACTGCTGGCCGGCAGTTATCCTGCATTGTACCTGTCTTCCTTTAGGCCAGTCGATGTGCTAAAGGGAACTTTCAGAGGAGGCAAATATTCAGGTTTGCCAAGAAAAATACTGGTGGTCTTGCAGTTCACCGTTTCCGTGGCCTTTATCATCGGCACGGTCATTGTCATGCAACAGATCAACCATGCCAAAAATCGACCGATTGGGTATGATAGGGAAGGGTTGATACAAATACCGACCTGGTCGGCAGATTTTGAGGGCAAGACCGATTTGATGCGAGAGCAGTTTTTAAAGTCGGGAGGAGCCGTGGCAATGGCTACATCGAGCAGCCCCACCACCCGCATTTGGTCTAATAGAAGTGGCTATACCTGGGAAGGAAAACCTGATGGCTTTCAGGAAGATTTCGCGTGGACCGAAGTCTCACCTGAATATGCCAGTACACTTGATTTAAAGATTGTTCAAGGGCGGGATTTCTCAAGGGATATCGCCTCTGATTCTTTGGGAATACTCATCAATGAAACAGCGGTTGAATATATGGGGGTGAAAAATCCTGTGGGTATGCTCATTCGAGATTCAGATGAAGAAGACCCGGGCCCGACCATGAAGATCATCGGGGTAGTTCAAGACATGATCGCCCAATCACCCTATGAGCCCGTCAAACAGGGCTGGTATGTATACGATCGCTTCAGCAATTTTAGTTACTATAACCTGCGGCTCAACCCCAATCAGAGTGCCAGTCAAAATTTGGCCGTCATCGAACGGGTGTTCAAAGAAAATTTCCCGGCCATACCGTTTCAATATGATTTTGTCGATGATGAATATGCCGAAAAATTTGCGGCAGAGCAACGAATAGGAACACTCTCTGGCATTTTTACCGCTTTGGCGATCCTTATCAGTTGTTTGGGCCTTTTCGGATTGACCTCTTTCGTCGCCGAACAGCGCACCAAGGAAATTGGGGTAAGAAAAGTGTTGGGGGCCACTGTTTTCAATGTGTGGAACATGCTCTCAAAAGACTTTTTGAAACTGGTCATCATTTCATGTTTCATCGCGGTGCCCATAGCCTATTATATAATGAACGGTTGGCTGCAAGAGTATCCGTACAGGGTCATCTTGAAGTGGTGGATCTTTGTTTTGGCCATGTTGGGCGCCTTGGGAATAACGGTACTTACCGTAAGCTTTCAGGCCATTAGGGCTGCCAAGCAAAACCCAGTGAAAAGTTTGCGTACCGAATAA
- a CDS encoding ABC transporter permease: MRSLKKQSFFTLLNTMGLAIGIAGGLLISLYIHDELSYDTMFADANRIHRVNADIKFGGEDRKFAVTPAPMAETIDNDFSEVELATRFRTRGSMLVRKSDTEVNVKEVQSTFVDSTFFKMFGVDLLVGDVKTALKSPNTLVMTKSAAEKHFGINDAIGQNLLLNNTETYTVSGVIDDLPKNSFLRDYSIFMAMAGYDDSRVVNWASNNYQTFIKLIPSARVEDLQEPLQAFLGKYVIPGVQQYMPGITEEQFKAAGNHLIYSTIPLTDIHLKSDRVAEISGNNTIQSIYILSFIAIFLIVLACVNFMNLSTAHSLKRAKEVGIRKTLGSNKRELIRQFLIESGLVSFGSLLVALVLAILALPYFNDLADKDISMPYASPFFWLILFASGIVLALFSGSYPAFFMSKFIPVKVLKGTGGNSLEGEKIRNGLVIFQFAISVFLIIGTLVVYRQLQYIQNKDLGFSKEQVLIVNDVFTAGNQVASFKEEVKKLGFVNNATLSSFFPTPSGRSDTVFAPEEGATDQENAVSMQTWGVDHDYVSTMGFEIIAGRDFDRAFKNDSTSIIINESAIATIGVSPEAAVGMRFTQGFGEENPEYFTIIGVVKNFHFSPFREEIEALSLHLSNFASSMAVKLETDNFSNAIASIEGIWNNVAPGQPFDYYFMEDSFNDTYKSEQRLGRIFIIFTTLSILIACLGLFGLAAFNAEKRTKEIGVRKVLGASVGQISYRLTMDFIKLVGIGILISLPIGWYAMNKWLEDFSYRIEVSWWMLAIAASLAVGIAIITVSYQSIRAAVVNPVKSLRTE, from the coding sequence TTGAGAAGTTTAAAAAAGCAATCCTTTTTTACCCTGCTCAACACCATGGGCCTCGCTATCGGTATCGCCGGAGGTTTACTTATTTCATTATATATACATGACGAGCTGAGCTATGACACCATGTTCGCCGATGCCAATCGCATACATCGAGTCAATGCAGATATAAAGTTTGGTGGAGAAGACCGCAAATTTGCGGTTACTCCGGCCCCTATGGCTGAAACGATTGACAATGATTTTTCTGAAGTCGAGCTAGCAACACGATTTCGTACAAGGGGCAGCATGCTGGTCAGAAAGTCAGATACCGAAGTCAATGTAAAAGAAGTTCAATCGACTTTTGTTGATTCAACTTTCTTTAAGATGTTCGGTGTGGATCTTTTGGTGGGCGATGTAAAAACCGCCCTAAAGTCTCCCAATACGTTGGTAATGACCAAATCGGCCGCTGAAAAACATTTCGGCATTAACGATGCCATAGGCCAGAACCTACTTTTGAACAATACAGAAACCTATACCGTTTCTGGCGTAATCGACGATTTACCGAAAAATTCATTCTTAAGGGATTACTCAATTTTTATGGCCATGGCCGGTTATGATGATTCTCGCGTGGTAAACTGGGCCAGTAACAATTACCAAACGTTCATCAAACTGATCCCGTCTGCGCGCGTAGAAGATTTACAAGAACCCCTACAAGCCTTTTTGGGGAAATATGTAATTCCAGGGGTACAGCAATATATGCCGGGCATTACCGAAGAACAGTTCAAGGCAGCCGGAAATCATCTGATCTACAGTACCATTCCGTTGACCGATATACACTTGAAATCTGACAGGGTGGCTGAAATAAGTGGCAACAATACTATTCAAAGCATTTACATACTTTCTTTTATCGCCATTTTTCTGATTGTGCTTGCCTGTGTGAACTTCATGAATTTGAGCACGGCACATTCTTTGAAAAGGGCGAAAGAAGTAGGTATACGAAAAACGCTGGGCTCAAATAAGAGAGAGCTTATCCGCCAGTTCTTGATTGAATCTGGTCTGGTTTCCTTCGGTTCACTTCTAGTGGCCCTTGTCTTGGCCATATTGGCTTTGCCCTATTTCAACGATTTGGCTGACAAAGATATTTCAATGCCTTATGCAAGTCCATTCTTTTGGTTGATCTTATTCGCTTCAGGGATTGTTTTGGCGCTTTTTTCAGGAAGCTATCCAGCATTTTTTATGTCAAAATTCATTCCGGTCAAGGTGCTAAAAGGAACCGGTGGCAATAGTCTGGAAGGTGAAAAAATTCGAAACGGTCTGGTTATATTCCAGTTTGCGATTTCTGTTTTTTTGATAATTGGCACTTTGGTCGTGTATCGGCAATTACAATATATTCAGAACAAAGACCTGGGTTTTTCCAAAGAACAAGTGCTGATAGTCAACGATGTCTTTACCGCCGGAAATCAGGTTGCTTCGTTTAAGGAAGAGGTGAAAAAACTGGGGTTCGTCAATAATGCTACCCTGAGCAGTTTTTTTCCAACACCTTCAGGTAGGTCTGATACTGTTTTTGCCCCTGAAGAAGGGGCCACTGACCAAGAAAATGCCGTAAGCATGCAGACGTGGGGCGTTGACCATGATTATGTGTCGACCATGGGTTTTGAGATTATCGCAGGGAGAGATTTTGATCGGGCATTCAAAAATGACTCAACAAGTATAATCATCAATGAATCTGCCATTGCCACCATCGGGGTTTCCCCAGAAGCTGCCGTGGGTATGCGCTTTACACAAGGTTTTGGCGAAGAAAACCCAGAGTATTTTACGATTATCGGAGTGGTAAAGAACTTCCACTTCTCCCCCTTCAGGGAAGAAATAGAGGCCTTGAGCCTTCATTTAAGCAATTTTGCAAGTTCAATGGCCGTAAAGCTGGAGACTGACAATTTTTCAAACGCCATAGCAAGTATAGAAGGAATTTGGAACAACGTTGCCCCTGGCCAACCTTTTGACTATTACTTCATGGAAGATTCTTTCAATGACACCTATAAGTCTGAACAACGTTTGGGTCGCATTTTTATCATATTTACCACCCTGTCCATTTTAATCGCCTGCCTTGGGTTATTTGGATTAGCGGCCTTCAATGCAGAAAAGCGAACCAAAGAAATAGGGGTCAGAAAGGTATTGGGGGCAAGTGTGGGCCAAATCTCATACCGCCTCACTATGGACTTTATCAAGCTGGTCGGTATAGGTATACTTATTTCATTGCCCATAGGTTGGTATGCCATGAACAAATGGCTTGAAGATTTTTCATATCGCATTGAAGTCAGTTGGTGGATGTTGGCAATTGCGGCTTCATTGGCGGTGGGTATTGCCATAATTACGGTAAGCTATCAAAGTATCAGGGCGGCAGTGGTCAACCCGGTAAAAAGTTTACGTACAGAATAA
- a CDS encoding ABC transporter permease, translating to MFKNYLKVTWRNLIKNRVYSIINIGGLAIGIAACLLILQYVMFEFSYEDFHEKKDRIYRVQQDRYDNGKLSTQWAAGAYAVGNSFKEAIPEIEEYVKVVRTGDIVVEVENRPLKIEQVFFATNSFFTVFSYPLLYGKTESLLTEPYTAAISESTALRIFGTTNVVDNILPISGGKTYRITGVFKDMPMNTQLRPDFLASYASFVEQVKTNSDGTSDPEQAWDWDGCLTYVLLQKGVNPIDVEAKFPPIVDEGVGELMRRFNASVTYYLKPLTEIHLYSNYLEEPGPNGNSKMAYLLLGVAIFIIVIAWVNYINLATARAMGRAREVGVRKSVGSQRKHLITQFFLESALFNGLAVMLALIVIVLVLPSFGRLSDQYVSYDLFSHAHFWLGLSFLYLVGVFLSGFYPALVLSKFRPVEVLKGNMSGATKGAGLRKGLVVFQFAASLFLLIGSLVIYQQIQFMRNQSLGIDISQTLVLPPPIVADSTFSNQKRAFKQSLLQHPLFQDVAVSSFVPGTGPGDNAGGIRLLSQDDTEQKQYRFIRVDHDFVDLFEAKIVAGRKFSEDFGAERTNVIFNRKGIEQLGFDDPEEAIGKQIEFWGDQCEIVGVIENFHQESLRDAYEPLILILNPDVYGYFSLKIQTDQIQRSLTLLQSEWDTFFPGNTFDYFFLDERFNAQYKADRRFGKVFGIFTTLAILVACLGLFGLASYTTLQRTKEIGIRKVLGASVVRILKLLYKEFAILLLLAFVIAIPLAWYVINNWLNGYAFRINIHWTYFAIPFFAIAIIALLTVSFQSVKSAMANPVKSLRTE from the coding sequence ATGTTCAAAAACTATCTGAAAGTCACTTGGCGCAACCTGATCAAGAACAGGGTCTACTCTATTATAAATATTGGAGGATTGGCCATTGGCATAGCGGCATGTCTATTGATTTTACAATATGTCATGTTTGAATTTAGTTATGAAGATTTCCATGAAAAAAAGGATCGTATTTACCGCGTACAACAAGATAGATACGACAATGGCAAACTATCGACACAATGGGCGGCGGGGGCCTATGCCGTTGGTAATTCCTTTAAGGAGGCGATTCCTGAAATAGAAGAGTATGTAAAAGTGGTGCGGACAGGCGACATCGTCGTTGAAGTGGAAAACCGCCCCCTGAAAATCGAACAAGTATTCTTTGCCACCAATTCTTTTTTTACCGTTTTTTCATATCCGCTGCTCTATGGCAAGACCGAAAGTCTTTTAACGGAGCCCTATACGGCCGCTATTTCTGAGAGTACCGCCCTTAGGATATTTGGAACCACGAATGTGGTAGACAATATCTTGCCCATCAGCGGGGGTAAAACGTATAGGATCACGGGAGTATTCAAGGATATGCCCATGAACACACAATTACGACCCGATTTTTTGGCCTCTTATGCCAGTTTTGTCGAACAAGTGAAAACAAACTCTGATGGAACGAGTGATCCCGAGCAAGCATGGGATTGGGATGGATGCCTCACCTATGTATTGCTTCAAAAAGGCGTAAACCCAATCGATGTAGAGGCCAAGTTTCCCCCTATTGTTGATGAGGGGGTAGGTGAGTTGATGCGGCGATTCAATGCTTCAGTGACCTATTATTTGAAGCCATTGACCGAAATACACCTCTATTCAAATTATTTGGAAGAGCCTGGCCCCAATGGCAATTCAAAAATGGCGTACTTACTTTTGGGTGTCGCGATCTTCATCATTGTAATAGCATGGGTAAACTATATTAACCTGGCCACGGCCCGGGCAATGGGCCGTGCAAGGGAGGTGGGTGTTCGCAAATCGGTCGGATCGCAGCGTAAACATTTGATAACACAGTTCTTTTTAGAGTCGGCTTTGTTCAATGGTTTAGCCGTAATGCTGGCTTTGATTGTCATAGTACTAGTTTTACCCTCCTTTGGCCGCTTATCAGATCAATACGTCTCTTATGACCTGTTTTCGCATGCCCATTTTTGGTTGGGGCTATCATTTTTGTATCTGGTAGGTGTCTTTTTATCAGGCTTTTACCCCGCCCTGGTACTATCGAAATTCAGGCCGGTCGAAGTGCTTAAAGGAAATATGTCTGGGGCAACAAAAGGTGCCGGTCTGCGAAAGGGCCTGGTGGTATTTCAGTTTGCTGCTTCCCTGTTTTTGTTGATAGGCTCGTTGGTAATTTACCAACAAATTCAGTTCATGCGCAATCAATCTTTGGGCATTGATATTTCGCAAACACTTGTATTGCCCCCTCCAATCGTGGCAGATTCTACCTTTTCGAACCAGAAAAGGGCATTTAAGCAATCCCTTTTACAACATCCCTTATTTCAAGATGTCGCTGTGTCATCTTTTGTTCCCGGAACCGGTCCGGGTGATAATGCCGGAGGCATACGGTTGCTCAGTCAAGACGACACAGAGCAAAAGCAATATAGGTTCATTCGTGTAGACCATGACTTTGTAGACCTTTTTGAGGCCAAGATCGTAGCGGGACGCAAATTTTCAGAAGACTTCGGTGCCGAAAGAACAAACGTGATCTTCAACAGAAAGGGAATTGAGCAGCTAGGTTTTGACGACCCCGAAGAAGCAATAGGAAAACAGATCGAATTCTGGGGCGACCAATGTGAAATTGTAGGAGTGATTGAGAATTTTCACCAAGAATCGCTACGTGACGCCTACGAGCCACTTATCCTTATTCTAAACCCTGATGTTTACGGGTATTTTTCGCTGAAAATCCAAACTGACCAAATCCAACGAAGCCTGACTTTGCTACAGTCTGAATGGGACACGTTTTTTCCCGGAAATACCTTTGATTATTTTTTTCTTGATGAGCGGTTCAATGCACAATATAAAGCTGATCGACGGTTTGGAAAGGTATTCGGGATCTTTACCACCCTGGCCATCTTGGTGGCCTGTCTCGGGCTTTTTGGTCTGGCCTCTTATACCACGTTACAGCGTACCAAGGAAATCGGAATTCGAAAGGTGTTGGGGGCTTCAGTAGTGCGTATTTTAAAGCTCTTATATAAAGAGTTTGCCATTCTATTGCTATTGGCATTCGTAATTGCAATCCCCTTGGCGTGGTACGTCATCAATAACTGGTTGAACGGGTATGCTTTTAGGATCAATATCCATTGGACCTACTTTGCAATTCCATTTTTCGCCATCGCCATTATAGCGTTATTGACGGTTAGTTTTCAATCGGTAAAATCGGCCATGGCCAACCCCGTAAAAAGTTTGCGGACAGAGTAA
- a CDS encoding ABC transporter ATP-binding protein — protein MIQIKNLKKSFRTEEVETLALNNVNLKVEQGEFVAVMGPSGCGKSTLLNIIGMLDNPTEGSYNFAGHEVAGLRESQRTQLRKGNLGFVFQSFNLIDELTVYENVELPLIYLKMSKSERKEKVMAVLERMKIAHRKKHFPQQLSGGQQQRVAISRAVVTNPKLILADEPTGNLDSKNGIEVMNLLTELNQEGTTIVMVTHSDRDSHYAHRIVNLFDGQIVTESQNRAVGAIM, from the coding sequence ATGATACAGATCAAAAACCTAAAAAAAAGCTTTAGAACGGAAGAAGTGGAAACATTGGCTCTGAACAACGTAAACCTCAAGGTAGAGCAAGGTGAATTTGTTGCGGTCATGGGGCCTTCTGGCTGCGGCAAATCCACCTTATTAAACATCATCGGCATGCTCGACAATCCGACCGAGGGCAGTTACAATTTTGCAGGCCATGAAGTGGCCGGGTTAAGGGAGAGTCAGCGCACCCAGTTGCGAAAGGGAAATCTGGGATTTGTATTTCAAAGTTTCAACCTCATAGATGAGCTGACCGTTTATGAGAACGTCGAGCTTCCACTTATCTACTTAAAGATGAGCAAAAGCGAGCGTAAAGAAAAGGTCATGGCCGTATTGGAGCGAATGAAAATCGCACACCGAAAAAAGCATTTTCCACAGCAGCTATCCGGTGGACAACAACAAAGGGTGGCCATCTCAAGGGCCGTGGTCACCAATCCTAAATTGATCCTGGCCGATGAGCCAACCGGAAACCTCGATTCAAAAAATGGTATCGAGGTCATGAACCTTTTGACCGAGCTAAATCAAGAAGGCACCACCATCGTTATGGTGACCCATTCTGATAGAGATTCTCACTATGCCCATAGAATTGTGAACCTATTTGATGGGCAGATCGTCACCGAGAGTCAAAATCGAGCCGTGGGAGCCATTATGTAA